Proteins from one Bacteriovorax sp. BAL6_X genomic window:
- a CDS encoding iron-sulfur cluster assembly accessory protein: MENQSDNAQQSGHYNIDRSQIILPQLTFTQIAQDQLNLMLENDFTLQGKYLRILISGKGCEGFKYSIGFHNLNDDDFLIPVPSMDIEVIIDPFTAFYLGETLIDYQFNYINDEEGFIVTNKQQEEFQGKFWRKDKTKIPPKAGVL, encoded by the coding sequence ATGGAAAATCAATCTGACAACGCACAGCAGTCTGGGCACTATAACATCGACCGCTCGCAAATCATTCTCCCGCAACTGACTTTCACGCAAATAGCACAAGATCAACTTAATCTTATGCTTGAAAATGATTTCACTCTACAGGGAAAATACTTAAGAATTCTTATTAGCGGTAAAGGATGTGAAGGCTTCAAGTACTCAATTGGATTTCACAACTTAAACGACGACGACTTTCTTATTCCTGTTCCAAGCATGGATATTGAAGTTATTATCGATCCATTTACGGCCTTCTATCTAGGTGAAACTCTCATTGATTATCAATTTAATTATATCAATGATGAAGAAGGCTTTATTGTTACAAATAAACAACAAGAAGAGTTCCAAGGGAAGTTTTGGCGAAAAGACAAAACAAAGATCCCACCAAAGGCCGGGGTTCTATAA
- a CDS encoding Crp/Fnr family transcriptional regulator: MEKRQCVDCPSRELGIFCGLSNDEAAKVSLTATSLKFKRGEKLFSQGNRPAGIYCVQSGNIKLTKTGSDGKETIVRIAQHGDVIGHRSLFTAQDFNGTATAIDNVSVCFIDKPSLLKLINDKPAIALELINKLSRDMGIAEERSSAFHQKNVRERIARLLLDLAKTHGKTLINGDVQIELKLTREEMATMIGTANETLIRIISEYRKDGLIDQNGKLIIIKDAAELEKRAEGVY, encoded by the coding sequence ATGGAAAAGAGACAGTGTGTAGACTGCCCATCAAGAGAGCTAGGAATCTTTTGTGGGTTATCAAATGATGAAGCCGCTAAAGTATCACTTACAGCTACTTCTCTAAAGTTTAAGCGTGGTGAAAAGCTATTTTCTCAAGGTAATCGCCCAGCTGGAATCTACTGTGTTCAGTCAGGTAATATAAAACTGACAAAGACAGGCTCTGATGGAAAAGAGACAATTGTAAGAATTGCTCAACATGGAGATGTTATCGGTCACAGATCACTTTTTACTGCTCAAGACTTCAATGGTACGGCAACTGCCATTGACAATGTTTCTGTCTGCTTCATTGATAAACCAAGCCTATTAAAATTAATAAATGATAAACCGGCAATCGCTCTTGAACTGATTAATAAATTAAGTCGCGACATGGGAATTGCTGAAGAGCGCTCAAGTGCTTTTCACCAAAAGAATGTTCGCGAGAGAATTGCTAGGCTTCTTCTCGACCTTGCCAAGACACACGGTAAAACTCTTATCAACGGTGATGTTCAAATCGAACTAAAGCTAACAAGAGAAGAAATGGCCACGATGATTGGTACGGCCAATGAAACTCTAATTCGCATTATTTCTGAATACAGAAAAGATGGATTGATTGACCAAAATGGCAAACTAATCATCATCAAAGACGCTGCTGAATTAGAAAAAAGAGCTGAAGGTGTTTATTAA
- a CDS encoding M61 family metallopeptidase — translation MLKYIIDIPKPHTHLVNITLDAVLDKKANEVCFYMPSWSPGSYLMREYARNIKEIKVEDSKGSRLYHEQISKNEWRVDLTHPSFQSESFGEDGKIRIAYTIYCHELTVRTSHVDNTHAFLHGPSVFIGIDGETGSSQVEIKINPLWSKVTTALKDISEKRDHFIYEALDFDELLDTPIEIGCHETYGFMHQDKEHHIAFYGDFAHAESSQKVMDKLNDDIKKIVEETAKIVGDELPYDHYYFITHLSPNGFGGLEHLDSTVLQFCPYHLAKEKGYKEYMELVAHEYFHLWNVKRIRPIELGPFDYKNENYTRMHWLTEGMTSFIDQLITYRSGFYSLKDYLECMKKNINNYLGTPGRGYHSLEDSSFNAWIKLYRAGENFKNSSVSYYLKGGLVFFILNTLMKIEGKGINDLVRALWADYKERPAIGLTKEGFFDILEGLVSKNVSDEFRLFVEGVEEIDFENYLKRMGASVEWTTPKLDIGANIAEEGGKLIIKSIRQDSCGYKAGLNAGDELIAINSLRLDKKAYDSIPEMYKENDQIDFLIARTGKLMTLRVTLGNGLKEIKEIKIEDEKKLESFLN, via the coding sequence ATGCTTAAATATATAATCGATATTCCAAAACCTCATACTCACTTAGTTAATATTACTTTAGACGCTGTGCTTGATAAAAAGGCGAACGAGGTATGTTTCTACATGCCATCTTGGTCTCCTGGTTCATATTTAATGAGAGAGTACGCTCGAAATATCAAAGAAATTAAAGTCGAGGACTCAAAGGGGAGTCGTCTTTATCATGAACAGATTTCAAAGAATGAATGGAGAGTCGATCTTACTCATCCTAGTTTTCAATCGGAATCATTTGGTGAAGATGGAAAAATTAGAATTGCCTACACGATCTATTGTCATGAATTAACTGTACGTACTTCCCATGTTGATAACACTCATGCTTTCTTACATGGCCCAAGTGTCTTTATCGGTATTGATGGTGAGACAGGAAGCTCACAAGTAGAGATTAAAATTAACCCTTTGTGGTCCAAGGTGACTACGGCACTAAAGGATATTTCAGAAAAAAGGGACCACTTTATCTATGAGGCGCTCGACTTTGATGAGCTTCTGGATACTCCAATCGAAATTGGTTGCCATGAAACTTATGGTTTCATGCACCAAGATAAAGAGCACCATATCGCTTTCTACGGAGACTTTGCGCATGCTGAGTCCTCACAGAAAGTGATGGATAAGCTTAATGACGATATTAAGAAAATCGTTGAAGAGACGGCAAAGATCGTTGGTGATGAGCTGCCATATGATCATTACTATTTTATCACTCATTTAAGTCCAAATGGCTTTGGTGGACTTGAGCACTTAGACTCAACAGTTCTTCAATTTTGTCCTTACCACTTAGCTAAAGAGAAGGGGTACAAAGAGTATATGGAACTTGTTGCTCACGAGTACTTTCATCTTTGGAATGTAAAAAGAATTCGTCCTATTGAACTAGGGCCTTTCGATTATAAGAATGAAAATTACACTCGTATGCATTGGTTAACGGAAGGAATGACAAGTTTTATTGACCAATTAATTACTTACCGTAGTGGCTTCTACTCTCTCAAAGATTATTTAGAATGCATGAAGAAGAATATTAATAATTATTTGGGAACTCCTGGTCGCGGCTACCACTCCCTTGAGGACTCCTCATTTAATGCATGGATTAAGCTTTATCGTGCAGGTGAAAACTTTAAAAATTCGTCAGTTAGTTATTACTTAAAGGGTGGACTTGTTTTCTTTATTCTAAATACTTTGATGAAGATTGAGGGCAAGGGGATAAATGATCTTGTTCGTGCACTGTGGGCCGACTATAAAGAAAGACCGGCCATCGGATTAACAAAAGAAGGGTTCTTTGACATTCTAGAGGGCCTTGTATCTAAAAATGTAAGTGATGAATTTAGACTCTTTGTTGAAGGTGTGGAAGAAATTGATTTTGAAAATTATCTAAAGCGCATGGGGGCAAGTGTTGAGTGGACAACTCCTAAGCTAGATATAGGCGCAAATATCGCTGAAGAAGGTGGTAAGCTAATCATCAAGTCTATTCGCCAAGATAGTTGTGGATATAAGGCCGGCCTTAATGCTGGAGATGAACTTATTGCCATTAACTCCCTTAGACTTGATAAGAAGGCCTATGACTCTATTCCTGAGATGTATAAGGAAAATGATCAGATTGATTTCTTAATCGCTCGCACAGGAAAGCTTATGACTCTGAGGGTGACTCTTGGAAATGGCCTAAAAGAGATAAAAGAAATAAAAATTGAAGACGAAAAGAAGTTAGAAAGTTTTTTAAATTAA
- a CDS encoding DUF6178 family protein: MSDKKHEGKLPTTDVISLILKESKAYTSMELVNSYISKGESLEKLPVQPLYVSVKALPIEVKSHALKLLSKEQRETFYDIDLWSKDELDVNEFTSWVSTVAKCPDEEIRYEFVKSDQFILFLKGRFNVWTFDVEDPLYPDDHDNYFLTEDNLLLFEFDEDCDIVDEVRQLVKDLYTEVGVEAAYQHLFKMISEDYMIYNENQYQDKKERLRDYGFVDYFEALQVVNPFPSIGHIDLFINKKRPLTGNITTKGKMQTLHQNSIIAFEKNAQSIHEELNKVEDEKRFSYLHFNFIRMLNASMEYYGVLKDGPVAMTRIGNQNRELILLGMSYIKDIRNFADESIFEYFDFTDIYKIGNSLIRILQKDVKKALRNHLFEDSDENFLGASFDLFLDDFFSDLVKYRDNDNKIVVVNNVEVWKKLQSKCKLLIELMPFIKTLKETYLSLKDDGMLSDNFYLNYDINSIDFEAIILSTLINYSLDKFDKDDSRKMGVSIEEFREFSKKSNLSSGIFKNDYITQKVAGFAQTFGLDQIENINEYILKILHDHLSGYEFADLRDDEFKHVGGPIIFNTLS, translated from the coding sequence ATGAGTGACAAAAAACACGAAGGCAAATTACCAACAACAGATGTAATCTCTTTAATCCTTAAGGAATCTAAGGCCTACACTTCAATGGAGCTTGTAAATAGTTATATCTCAAAAGGAGAAAGCCTTGAAAAACTTCCTGTTCAGCCTCTTTATGTATCTGTAAAAGCACTGCCAATCGAAGTAAAGTCTCACGCTCTAAAGCTACTTTCTAAAGAACAAAGAGAAACTTTCTACGACATTGACCTTTGGTCAAAAGATGAACTTGATGTAAATGAGTTCACGTCTTGGGTGAGTACTGTTGCCAAGTGTCCAGATGAAGAAATTCGCTACGAATTCGTTAAATCAGACCAGTTCATTCTTTTTCTTAAAGGTCGCTTTAATGTATGGACTTTTGATGTTGAAGATCCACTTTATCCAGATGATCATGATAACTACTTCTTAACAGAAGATAACCTACTCCTTTTTGAGTTCGATGAAGACTGCGATATTGTTGACGAGGTTCGACAGCTTGTTAAAGACCTTTATACAGAAGTTGGTGTTGAGGCAGCTTACCAACACCTCTTTAAGATGATCTCTGAAGATTATATGATTTATAATGAGAATCAGTATCAAGATAAGAAAGAGAGACTTAGAGACTACGGTTTTGTTGATTATTTTGAGGCCCTACAAGTTGTTAATCCATTTCCTTCAATTGGCCATATAGACCTTTTCATCAATAAGAAGCGGCCATTAACTGGAAATATTACGACTAAGGGAAAGATGCAAACCTTGCATCAAAACTCTATTATTGCCTTTGAAAAAAATGCTCAAAGTATTCATGAAGAACTCAATAAGGTTGAAGATGAGAAGCGCTTTAGCTACCTACACTTTAATTTTATTCGTATGCTAAATGCTAGTATGGAATACTACGGTGTTTTAAAAGATGGCCCTGTTGCCATGACTCGTATTGGTAATCAAAACCGTGAGCTTATTCTTTTAGGAATGTCTTATATTAAGGATATTCGAAACTTCGCTGACGAAAGTATTTTTGAGTACTTTGACTTTACTGATATCTATAAGATCGGAAACTCACTAATTCGTATCTTACAAAAAGATGTGAAGAAGGCCTTAAGAAATCACCTTTTTGAGGATTCAGATGAAAACTTCTTAGGTGCTTCATTTGATCTATTCTTAGATGACTTCTTTAGTGATCTTGTGAAGTATCGTGATAACGATAATAAAATTGTTGTGGTAAATAATGTTGAGGTATGGAAGAAACTACAAAGTAAGTGCAAACTTCTTATTGAACTGATGCCTTTCATTAAGACATTAAAAGAAACTTATCTGTCTCTTAAAGACGATGGTATGCTTTCTGATAACTTCTATTTGAATTACGATATTAACTCGATTGACTTTGAAGCAATTATTCTTTCTACACTTATCAATTATAGCCTTGATAAATTTGACAAAGATGACTCACGCAAGATGGGGGTTTCAATCGAAGAGTTTAGAGAGTTTTCAAAGAAGTCTAACCTAAGCTCTGGTATCTTTAAGAATGATTATATTACGCAAAAGGTGGCCGGTTTTGCTCAAACCTTCGGCCTAGATCAGATTGAGAATATTAACGAGTATATCCTGAAAATATTACACGACCATTTATCGGGTTATGAATTCGCCGATCTACGTGATGATGAATTCAAACATGTTGGTGGGCCTATTATTTTTAATACCTTAAGCTAG
- a CDS encoding glutamine synthetase III, producing MSVPNNLIEGINFLRPRDKSGKHQKVTDYYGENTFDIQTAEEIPDSIKDEINEAIHSNSHISKAQAEIVAKAVTKWALDKGATHFCHWFQPLTGSTAEKHDAFLDFDYSTGRPIEKLSASQLIQGEPDASSFPNGGSRSTFEARGYTAWDLTSPMFLIGTGESKTLCIPTAFVSYHGEALDIKTPLLRSVSSLGESAKKFFHLSGETNVDRVIVTCGAEQEYFLVDKSYYNLREDLVMTGRTLFGAPSTKNQQLDDHYFGAINERVLAFMEELDYELHKLGIPAKTRHNEVAPGQFELAQIFRDANVSADNNHMVMATIENVAIRHGFVALLHEKPFAGINGSGKHLNWSLASDTGINLLDPGSEPHQNYRFLAFTSIVIAAVHRHAKLLRASIASHSNDHRLGANEAPPSIISVFTGSTIERIFKAIKEGEEFSPESQTILDLGAGALAKLPKDNTDRNRTSPFAFTGNKFEFRACGSDQSIGFPLTILNGAVTAVLDEANNLLEAKIRDGVSIDQALLDICHTFINESWDVIFNGDGYSQAWLEEAHKRGLPNLKTTADSLNVLVDRKETAFLTKHGIYRESELDTRYNVLLETYITKRSIEFNTLSNMVNQLVIPAALNYKAKLTSSIAASKAIKIEASVETEILKDLQFSLEAVFEQNRNLKNALAGLVDVHDEEKVAHSLAYDLMPISEMIADHCGRLESIIPDDLWPIPTYFEMLFLI from the coding sequence ATGAGTGTCCCAAATAATCTAATCGAAGGTATAAATTTTCTACGTCCTAGAGATAAATCAGGTAAGCATCAAAAAGTAACAGATTACTATGGTGAGAATACCTTTGATATTCAAACGGCCGAAGAAATCCCTGACTCAATTAAGGACGAAATTAACGAGGCGATTCACTCAAACTCTCATATCTCTAAAGCGCAGGCGGAAATCGTTGCTAAGGCCGTAACAAAGTGGGCCCTCGATAAAGGTGCTACTCACTTTTGTCACTGGTTTCAACCGCTAACTGGATCGACTGCTGAAAAGCACGATGCTTTCTTAGACTTTGATTATTCAACAGGAAGACCTATTGAGAAACTATCTGCAAGTCAGTTAATTCAAGGTGAGCCCGATGCTTCATCTTTTCCAAATGGTGGATCGCGCTCGACATTTGAGGCCCGTGGCTATACTGCATGGGACTTAACTTCACCCATGTTCTTAATTGGAACAGGAGAGTCAAAAACTCTTTGTATTCCAACGGCCTTTGTTTCATACCACGGTGAGGCCCTTGATATTAAAACTCCACTTCTACGCTCGGTCTCTTCTCTTGGTGAGAGTGCAAAGAAGTTCTTTCATTTATCTGGCGAGACGAATGTTGATCGTGTGATTGTAACGTGTGGAGCAGAGCAAGAGTATTTTCTAGTTGATAAGAGCTATTATAATTTAAGAGAAGATTTGGTAATGACTGGACGTACACTTTTTGGTGCGCCTTCAACTAAGAATCAACAATTAGATGACCACTACTTTGGTGCTATTAATGAGCGCGTTTTGGCATTTATGGAGGAGCTTGATTACGAGCTTCATAAACTAGGGATTCCTGCTAAGACTCGTCACAATGAAGTTGCACCTGGTCAATTTGAACTTGCACAAATTTTTAGAGATGCTAACGTTTCAGCAGATAATAATCATATGGTTATGGCCACGATAGAAAATGTGGCCATTCGTCATGGGTTCGTCGCTTTATTGCATGAGAAACCATTTGCTGGCATCAATGGTTCTGGTAAGCACCTTAATTGGTCTCTTGCTAGTGATACTGGAATCAATCTTCTTGACCCAGGTAGTGAGCCACATCAAAACTATCGTTTCTTGGCCTTTACTTCTATTGTTATTGCAGCAGTACATCGCCATGCTAAGCTTCTAAGGGCCTCAATTGCTTCTCATAGTAATGATCATCGACTTGGTGCTAATGAAGCGCCTCCTTCGATTATTTCAGTGTTTACAGGTTCAACAATTGAAAGAATCTTTAAGGCCATTAAAGAAGGAGAAGAGTTCTCTCCAGAGTCACAAACAATTCTCGACCTCGGAGCAGGTGCACTTGCTAAGCTTCCAAAAGATAATACAGACAGAAACAGAACGTCGCCATTTGCCTTTACTGGAAATAAATTTGAATTTCGTGCATGTGGTTCAGATCAATCGATTGGATTTCCATTAACTATTCTTAATGGTGCAGTTACAGCAGTTTTAGATGAGGCCAATAATTTACTTGAAGCTAAAATACGTGATGGTGTCTCAATTGATCAGGCCCTCCTTGATATTTGCCATACTTTTATAAATGAATCTTGGGATGTTATTTTCAATGGTGATGGTTATTCTCAAGCATGGCTTGAAGAAGCGCATAAAAGAGGTCTTCCAAATCTCAAGACAACAGCTGATAGCTTAAATGTGCTTGTTGATAGGAAAGAGACAGCGTTTTTAACAAAGCATGGAATTTACCGTGAATCAGAACTTGATACGCGCTACAATGTTCTTCTTGAAACCTATATAACAAAACGTAGTATTGAGTTTAATACACTTTCAAATATGGTAAATCAGCTTGTTATTCCTGCGGCCCTAAATTATAAGGCCAAACTTACTTCATCTATAGCCGCATCAAAGGCCATTAAGATTGAAGCGTCTGTAGAGACAGAAATTTTAAAAGATCTCCAATTCTCTTTAGAGGCTGTTTTTGAACAAAATAGAAACTTAAAGAATGCTCTTGCTGGCCTTGTAGACGTACACGACGAGGAGAAGGTTGCACATTCATTAGCATACGATCTTATGCCGATTAGTGAAATGATTGCAGATCACTGTGGCCGTTTAGAAAGTATTATCCCTGATGATCTATGGCCTATACCAACTTATTTTGAAATGTTGTTTTTGATTTAA
- a CDS encoding glutathione peroxidase translates to MTFESIDGKQVPKTSFKVFKNGGLVDLTYDEVFKGKRVVVFSLPGAYTPTCSSTHLPRYNELAGAIKKEGVDAIYVLSVNDAFVMDAWIQDQHAEEVGVLPDGNGDFSKGIGLLVDKSDIGFGTRTWRYSMVVNDGVVEKSFIEPDKPGDPFEVSDADTMLNYLNPEAKKPEAIAIITRPGCPHCHRAKELLIEKGHKYNEIILGQHTSNQSLFAITGQTKVPQIFINGERIGGRDKLEELNEQGKL, encoded by the coding sequence ATGACATTTGAAAGTATTGATGGAAAGCAAGTCCCTAAGACATCGTTTAAAGTTTTTAAAAATGGTGGATTAGTAGATTTAACATATGATGAAGTATTTAAAGGTAAACGAGTTGTGGTCTTCTCACTTCCCGGTGCTTATACACCAACATGTTCCTCTACTCACCTTCCACGCTACAATGAACTCGCTGGCGCAATTAAGAAAGAAGGAGTTGATGCAATCTACGTCCTTTCCGTAAACGACGCTTTCGTTATGGATGCTTGGATCCAAGATCAACACGCTGAAGAAGTCGGTGTACTCCCAGACGGAAATGGTGACTTCTCCAAAGGGATTGGCCTACTAGTTGATAAGTCAGATATCGGATTTGGAACAAGAACATGGCGCTATTCGATGGTCGTTAATGATGGAGTTGTTGAAAAGTCATTTATCGAGCCAGATAAACCAGGTGACCCATTTGAAGTTTCAGATGCGGATACAATGCTTAATTACCTAAACCCAGAAGCAAAGAAACCAGAAGCAATTGCAATTATCACACGCCCAGGTTGTCCTCATTGTCACCGAGCAAAGGAGCTTCTAATAGAAAAAGGCCATAAGTATAATGAAATTATTCTTGGCCAACATACATCTAATCAATCTCTATTTGCCATTACAGGGCAAACAAAGGTTCCTCAAATCTTTATCAATGGTGAAAGAATTGGTGGACGAGATAAATTAGAAGAATTAAATGAGCAAGGAAAGCTTTAG
- a CDS encoding 4'-phosphopantetheinyl transferase superfamily protein, which produces MAKEMLMSNKKFMRSTFLYLGQSELPEGFMADKRNDFRLSRFCLSSLTGLKDISIINHLHLESDKDKLVSISHTKELAACALCTNPKVKSVGIDIEWSDRKMREGTFKYFVSHERELKLHSPLEIWCIKEAAFKAYSPFHDDEREKILVLTDFVITEQGILQGPNDSKLSYEIIEEEYQGRPFKLALTEY; this is translated from the coding sequence ATGGCAAAAGAAATGCTGATGAGCAATAAAAAATTCATGCGTAGTACATTTTTATACCTAGGCCAAAGCGAGCTTCCAGAGGGCTTCATGGCCGACAAGCGCAACGACTTCAGATTAAGTCGCTTCTGCTTATCTTCACTAACAGGCCTTAAAGATATATCTATAATCAACCACTTACATTTAGAAAGTGATAAGGACAAGCTAGTTTCAATTAGCCATACCAAAGAGCTGGCTGCTTGTGCGCTATGCACAAACCCCAAAGTAAAATCTGTCGGTATCGATATTGAGTGGTCCGATCGTAAGATGCGAGAGGGTACATTCAAATATTTTGTCTCTCATGAAAGAGAGCTTAAGCTCCATTCTCCACTTGAGATCTGGTGTATTAAAGAAGCTGCCTTTAAGGCCTATTCTCCATTTCACGATGATGAAAGAGAAAAGATTCTCGTCCTAACAGACTTTGTAATAACCGAACAAGGTATTTTACAAGGGCCAAATGATAGTAAGCTTAGCTATGAAATTATCGAAGAAGAATATCAGGGCAGACCATTTAAGCTTGCCCTGACAGAGTATTAA
- a CDS encoding LysR family transcriptional regulator produces MDYRYLRAFTLTAKYLSFSKAAAELKIAQSAVSRQVKLLEESMKEELIIRSSKKVILTKKAKQLLKSIDQFEDSLGNIFETTQERPVHIGILDGLLVNWFNPILAKYAKNYKRDIFIHVADSPALRRGIEDGIFDIIFSTDNFQSDLTSSLKLFEEKFVIISNEAINKRKLHEHTWIVFSELDHLHKLSTKAPSKKIVVDSLESIKALVKHGVGIAVVPDHTLSKHDNFVTEPVSGLKNMNIYMTTLSYKNRPVFLKEFIKILETK; encoded by the coding sequence ATGGACTATCGTTACCTCAGGGCGTTTACACTCACTGCAAAATACTTAAGCTTCTCAAAAGCGGCCGCAGAACTTAAAATTGCACAGTCAGCAGTTTCAAGACAAGTTAAACTCCTTGAAGAGTCAATGAAAGAAGAACTTATCATTCGCTCAAGTAAGAAGGTTATTCTTACGAAGAAGGCCAAGCAGCTACTTAAATCAATTGACCAATTTGAAGATAGCCTAGGAAATATTTTTGAAACGACTCAGGAGCGCCCAGTACATATTGGTATTCTTGATGGGCTTCTTGTTAATTGGTTTAATCCTATTCTTGCAAAGTACGCAAAAAATTATAAAAGAGATATCTTCATTCACGTGGCCGACAGCCCGGCACTAAGGCGTGGAATCGAAGATGGTATTTTTGATATCATTTTCTCCACTGATAATTTCCAATCAGACCTCACTTCTTCCTTAAAACTTTTTGAAGAGAAGTTCGTCATTATTTCAAATGAAGCAATTAACAAGAGAAAGCTTCACGAGCATACGTGGATTGTTTTTAGTGAATTAGATCATCTTCATAAACTCTCGACGAAGGCACCATCTAAGAAAATTGTTGTGGACTCACTTGAGAGTATCAAGGCCCTTGTAAAGCATGGTGTTGGAATAGCTGTTGTTCCTGACCATACACTTTCTAAGCACGATAATTTTGTTACAGAGCCTGTTAGTGGACTTAAAAATATGAATATCTATATGACCACTTTAAGCTATAAGAATAGGCCTGTATTTTTAAAAGAATTTATTAAGATATTAGAAACGAAATAA